One Solanum lycopersicum chromosome 2, SLM_r2.1 genomic region harbors:
- the LOC101244631 gene encoding protein IRX15-LIKE-like: MKNTIGSSTKLILLHPYIQKQGSSNRFWTLAFISILTLAFLLTLIYTRESKITTSIAVASTITSTSTPPLSKAVARALVHYASNSNNTEHMSYTDIKHIADVLQKCSQPCNLLVFGLTHETLLWKALNHNGRTVFIDENRYYAAYIEEKYPEIEAYDVQYTTKLSEMKELIAGVKEQVRNECKPVQNLLFSECKLGLNDLPNQFYEVDWDVILIDGPRGYWPEAPGRMSAIFTASVLARSKKGGNPKTHIFVHDFHQQVDRITSDEFLCKENLVKSMDMLGHFVLERMDANNFQFCRNHNSTTANSSS, translated from the coding sequence atgaaGAATACTATTGGAAGTAGCACAAAGTTAATACTTCTTCATCCTTATATACAAAAACAGGGGAGTTCGAATCGGTTTTGGACGTTGGCTTTTATTTCTATCTTAACACTTGCTTTTCTTCTTACTCTGATATATACGAGGGAGTCGAAAATCACGACCTCTATAGCTGTTGCATCTACAATTACTAGTACAAGTACACCACCATTGTCAAAGGCTGTGGCTAGGGCACTTGTTCATTATGCATCGAATTCGAATAACACAGAACATATGTCTTACACTGATATCAAACATATTGCTGATGTTCTCCAAAAATGTTCTCAGCCTTGCAATTTACTTGTTTTTGGACTTACACACGAGACTCTTCTATGGAAAGCCCTGAATCACAATGGGAGAACGGTTTTCATCGATGAAAATCGATATTATGCAGCTTACATTGAGGAAAAATATCCGGAAATTGAAGCTTATGACGTGCAGTACACAACTAAATTGAGCGAAATGAAGGAGTTGATTGCTGGAGTGAAGGAACAAGTCCGAAACGAATGCAAGCCCGTGCAGAATTTGCTGTTTTCGGAGTGCAAACTGGGGCTAAATGACTTGCCAAATCAATTTTATGAAGTGGATTGGGATGTTATTTTGATTGATGGTCCAAGAGGGTATTGGCCTGAGGCACCAGGACGAATGTCAGCTATTTTCACTGCTAGCGTATTGGCGCGGAGCAAGAAAGGGGGAAATCCAAAGACGCATATTTTCGTGCATGATTTTCATCAACAAGTGGATAGAATTACGAGCGATGAGTTCTTATGCAAAGAGAATCTGGTGAAATCAATGGACATGTTGGGGCATTTTGTGTTGGAGAGAATGGATGCGAACAACTTTCAATTCTGTCGCAACCATAACTCAACAACAGCAAATTCATCTTCTTAG
- the LOC101244333 gene encoding probable inactive receptor kinase At5g67200, whose product MSPLMLLLCFLLQLIYTFYSCSSSSAAAAATTTPSAPFNSLLPSDAVSLLSFKSKADLDNKLHYTLNERFDYCQWRGVKCVQGRVVRLVLQGFSLRGTFPPNSLTHLDQLRILNLRNNSLSGPIPDLSGLLNLKTLFLDHNFFSGTFPLSVLSIHLLVILDLSRNNLTGSLPARLTVLDRLNYLRLDSNWFNGSIPPLNQTQLQIFNVSNNNLTGPVPVTPTLKKFNVRSFLRNPNLCGEVVDKPCRSAPFFDSPSSAASPPTPLYQNAQSQGILITPPPQHKHKKVGVVLGFVVGTLILIAAVLCLFASVKRRKEETEIESKETKCTIETITNSAANATVSEPDDSSQEIKLEKEVKVLQAPKQQMKSGNLIFCSGETELYSLEQLMRASAELLGRGTIGTTYKALMASQLIVSVKRLDAGKTSITSAEAFEQHMESVGMLRHPNLVAVRAYFQAKQERLVIYDYQPNGSLFNLIHGSRSTRARPLHWTSCLKIAEDVAQGIAYIHQASKLTHGNLKSSNVLLGSDFEACLTDYSIIALADISSEDDPDSARYKAPEVRKSARRATPGSDVYAYGILLLELLTGKPPSQHPHLSPPDVPDWVRAMREDDNEEDRWLAMLVDLASICSLTSPEQRPTMRQILKIIQDIKDSAMVENNKRDAHNGYS is encoded by the exons ATGTCCCCATTGATGCTTCTGCtctgttttcttcttcaactaatATACACTTTCTactcttgttcttcttcttctgctgctgctgctgctacCACTACCCCTTCTGCTCCATTCAACTCTTTGCTTCCTTCCGACGCTGTTTCTTTATTGTCATTCAAGTCAAAAGCTGACCTTGACAACAAGCTTCATTACACACTGAACGAGCGTTTTGATTACTGTCAATGGCGAGGAGTCAAATGTGTACAGGGTCGTGTTGTGCGTTTAGTTCTTCAAGGGTTTAGTCTCCGGGGTACTTTTCCGCCGAATAGTTTAACTCATCTTGACCAACTCCGAATACTCAATCTTAGGAATAACTCACTTTCCGGTCCTATTCCTGATCTTTCCGGTCTTCTTAACCTGAAAACTCTGTTTCTTGATCATAATTTTTTCTCTGGAACTTTTCCcctttctgttctttctattcaCCTTCTTGTTATTCTTGATCTTTCTCGTAACAATCTCACTGGCTCACTCCCTGCTAGGCTTACTGTTCTTGACCGGTTGAACTATCTCCGGCTTGATTCTAACTGGTTTAACGGTTCGATTCCGCCGTTGAACCAGACCCAACTCCAAATTTTCAATGTATCTAATAATAACCTCACTGGTCCAGTACCTGTTACTCCAACTCTGAAGAAATTTAACGTACGGTCTTTCTTACGGAACCCTAATCTTTGTGGCGAGGTTGTTGATAAGCCGTGTCGTTCGGCTCCATTCTTTGATTCACCTTCCTCTGCTGCCTCTCCGCCCACACCGTTATACCAAAACGCACAGTCGCAGGGTATTCTTATTACTCCTCCACCTCAGCACAAACACAAAAAAGTTGGTGTTGTTTTGGGTTTTGTAGTTGGAACATTGATCTTGATTGCAGCTGTTCTCTGTCTTTTTGCTTCTgtgaaaaggagaaaagaagaaactgaaattgaatcaaaagaaacaaaatgtaCCATTGAGACAATCACCAATAGTGCAGCGAACGCAACGGTTTCTGAGCCAGATGATAGTAGCCAAGAgattaaattagaaaaagaagtGAAAGTGCTTCAAGCCCCGAAACAACAGATGAAGAGTGGAAATCTGATATTTTGTTCAGGGGAAACAGAGTTGTATTCTTTAGAACAACTAATGAGAGCATCAGCAGAGTTGCTTGGAAGAGGCACAATTGGAACAACGTATAAAGCTCTGATGGCTAGTCAGTTAATCGTTTCAGTAAAGCGATTGGATGCTGGTAAAACTTCGATTACAAGTGCAGAAGCGTTTGAGCAACACATGGAGTCAGTTGGGATGTTGCGGCATCCAAATTTGGTTGCAGTTAGAGCATACTTTCAGGCTAAACAAGAAAGGCTTGTTATCTATGATTATCAGCCTAATGGTAGTCTCTTCAATCTAATTCATG GTTCAAGATCAACAAGGGCAAGGCCTCTTCACTGGACATCATGTCTAAAAATAGCAGAAGATGTGGCTCAGGGCATTGCTTACATCCATCAAGCGTCAAAGCTCACTCATGGCAACTTGAAATCCTCCAACGTCCTTCTAGGGTCTGATTTTGAGGCCTGTCTAACAGACTACTCCATCATTGCGCTTGCAGATATTTCTTCTGAGGATGATCCTGATTCAGCACGCTATAAAGCACCAGAAGTGCGCAAATCAGCACGAAGAGCCACACCAGGGTCTGACGTATATGCCTATGGTATTCTGTTATTAGAGCTTTTAACGGGTAAACCTCCATCTCAGCATCCACATCTCTCTCCCCCTGATGTGCCGGATTGGGTTAGAGCTATGAGGGAGGATGATAACGAGGAGGATAGATGGCTTGCAATGCTAGTTGACCTTGCTAGTATATGTAGCTTGACATCACCAGAACAGAGACCAACAATGAGgcaaatcttgaaaataatacaagatataaagGATAGTGCAATGGTCGAGAATAACAAAAGGGATGCACATAATGGATACTCATAG
- the LOC101244048 gene encoding SUMO-conjugating enzyme SCE1 isoform X1, which produces MYHASCGVCFSYASGFFPASLISEHIMLANLVALSYLMKVLCLSDRGELVFVFLLLFLLTKIKCLQTDWEGGCYPLTIHFSEDYPSKPPKCKFPPGFFHPNVYPSGTVCLSILNEDSGWRPAITVKQILVGIQDLLDQPNPADPAQTEGYHMFIQDVLEYRKRVRLQSKQYPPLV; this is translated from the exons ATGTACCATGCAAGCTGCGGAGTGTGCTTCTCTTATGCTTCTGGTTTCTTCCCTGCCTCTCTCATATCAGAGCATATAATGCTTGCTAATCTTGTAGCATTATCCTATTTAATGAAAGTACTGTGCTTGTCTGATAGGGGGGAACTCGTCTTCGTCTTTCTCTTATTGTTTCTCCTAACGAAAATTAAATGCTTGCAGACTGATTGGGAAGGTGGTTGTTATCCACTTACAATTCACTTCAGTGAAGATTATCCGAGTAAACCGCCAAAGTGTAAATTCCCACCAGGCTTTTTCCATCCCAATGTCTATCCATCTGGAACAGTTTGCTTGTCGATCCTCAATGAAGACAGT GGTTGGAGACCAGCCATCACCGTGAAACAGATACTGGTTGGTATCCAGGACTTGTTAGATCAGCCAAACCCTGCTGATCCTGCCCAAACTGAAGGGTATCATATGTTTATTCAg GATGTTCTGGAGTACCGAAAGAGGGTGCGCCTGCAGTCTAAGCAGTATCCACCTCTTGTTTAA
- the LOC101244048 gene encoding SUMO-conjugating enzyme SCE1 — translation MSGGIARGRLAEERKAWRKNHPHGFVAKPETLPDGSVNLMIWHCTIPGKAETDWEGGCYPLTIHFSEDYPSKPPKCKFPPGFFHPNVYPSGTVCLSILNEDSGWRPAITVKQILVGIQDLLDQPNPADPAQTEGYHMFIQDVLEYRKRVRLQSKQYPPLV, via the exons ATGTCGGGAGGGATTGCTCGTGGTCGTCTTGCTGAGGAACGCAAAGCTTGGAGAAAGAATCATCCCCAT GGTTTTGTTGCTAAGCCGGAGACACTTCCAGATGGGTCAGTGAACTTGATGATTTGGCACTGCACCATCCCTGGTAAAGCTGAG ACTGATTGGGAAGGTGGTTGTTATCCACTTACAATTCACTTCAGTGAAGATTATCCGAGTAAACCGCCAAAGTGTAAATTCCCACCAGGCTTTTTCCATCCCAATGTCTATCCATCTGGAACAGTTTGCTTGTCGATCCTCAATGAAGACAGT GGTTGGAGACCAGCCATCACCGTGAAACAGATACTGGTTGGTATCCAGGACTTGTTAGATCAGCCAAACCCTGCTGATCCTGCCCAAACTGAAGGGTATCATATGTTTATTCAg GATGTTCTGGAGTACCGAAAGAGGGTGCGCCTGCAGTCTAAGCAGTATCCACCTCTTGTTTAA
- the LOC101267756 gene encoding protein WHI3 isoform X1, with protein MDGYQYPYYQTPPPPVPPPPPGTTLHALPPVVVQPLPIPQYHHPHHPSAPPLYPQDSHDDVRTLFIAGLPEDVKPREIYNLFREFAGYESSHLRSQTSSNSQPFAFAVFADQHSALVAMYELNGMVFDFEKDSKLYIELAKSNSRSKRLRPDDGRSVSEKRIKGSAAISRDSGSAGFGSIHMPGMGNSAYNTIGYPPTQSLGKFDGRVGNQAASKKAADPCPTLFIANLGQSCTEQELIQVFSRFRGFLKLKMQSTYGAPVAFVDFQDTASSTEALSHLQGTILHSSSGVGMQLEYAKSRMGLRSKKSR; from the exons ATGGACGGCTATCAATACCCTTATTATCAAACTCCACCACCACCAGTCCCTCCGCCACCACCTGGCACCACACTTCACGCGCTGCCGCCGGTGGTGGTCCAACCACTTCCTATTCCGCAATACCATCACCCCCACCATCCATCCGCCCCTCCTCTTTATCCTCAGGATTCGCACGACGATGTTCGAACTCTCTTCATTGCTGGGCTCCCTGAAGATGTCAAGCCTCGTGAAATTTACAACCTCTTTCGAGAATTCGCAGGCTATGAATCTTCTCATCTCCGTAGCCAAACTTCTAGTAATTCTCAG CCATTTGCTTTTGCCGTCTTTGCAGATCAGCATTCAGCACTTGTGGcaatgtatgaattgaat GGAATGGTTTTTGACTTTGAGAAAGATTCGAAATTGTACATTGAGCTTGctaaatcaaattcaaggtctAAGAGGTTACGGCCAG ATGATGGAAGGTCAGTATCAGAGAAGAGGATTAAGGGTTCTGCTGCTATTTCTAGAGACAGTGGTTCTG CAGGTTTTGGCAGCATTCACATGCCTGGAATGGGTAATTCTGCTTACAACACAATTGGTTATCCACCTACACAAAG TCTGGGAAAGTTTGATGGTAGAGTTGGGAATCAAGCTGCTTCTAAAAAG GCAGCTGATCCATGTCCAACACTCTTCATTGCTAATCTGGGCCAAAGTTGTACTGAGCAAGAGCTGATTCAAGTATTTTCAAG GTTTCGGGGTTTTCTAAAGTTGAAGATGCAGAGTACGTATGGAGCTCCTGTTGCATTTGTTGACTTTCAG GACACTGCCAGCTCAACCGAGGCATTGAGTCATCTTCAAGGGACCATTCTACACTCTTCGTCTGGAGTGGGGATGCAACTGGA ATATGCAAAATCACGGATGGGATTGCGTAGTAAGAAATCAAGGTAA
- the LOC101267756 gene encoding U1 small nuclear ribonucleoprotein A isoform X2 has translation MDGYQYPYYQTPPPPVPPPPPGTTLHALPPVVVQPLPIPQYHHPHHPSAPPLYPQDSHDDVRTLFIAGLPEDVKPREIYNLFREFAGYESSHLRSQTSSNSQPFAFAVFADQHSALVAMYELNGMVFDFEKDSKLYIELAKSNSRSKRLRPDDGRSVSEKRIKGSAAISRDSGSGFGSIHMPGMGNSAYNTIGYPPTQSLGKFDGRVGNQAASKKAADPCPTLFIANLGQSCTEQELIQVFSRFRGFLKLKMQSTYGAPVAFVDFQDTASSTEALSHLQGTILHSSSGVGMQLEYAKSRMGLRSKKSR, from the exons ATGGACGGCTATCAATACCCTTATTATCAAACTCCACCACCACCAGTCCCTCCGCCACCACCTGGCACCACACTTCACGCGCTGCCGCCGGTGGTGGTCCAACCACTTCCTATTCCGCAATACCATCACCCCCACCATCCATCCGCCCCTCCTCTTTATCCTCAGGATTCGCACGACGATGTTCGAACTCTCTTCATTGCTGGGCTCCCTGAAGATGTCAAGCCTCGTGAAATTTACAACCTCTTTCGAGAATTCGCAGGCTATGAATCTTCTCATCTCCGTAGCCAAACTTCTAGTAATTCTCAG CCATTTGCTTTTGCCGTCTTTGCAGATCAGCATTCAGCACTTGTGGcaatgtatgaattgaat GGAATGGTTTTTGACTTTGAGAAAGATTCGAAATTGTACATTGAGCTTGctaaatcaaattcaaggtctAAGAGGTTACGGCCAG ATGATGGAAGGTCAGTATCAGAGAAGAGGATTAAGGGTTCTGCTGCTATTTCTAGAGACAGTGGTTCTG GTTTTGGCAGCATTCACATGCCTGGAATGGGTAATTCTGCTTACAACACAATTGGTTATCCACCTACACAAAG TCTGGGAAAGTTTGATGGTAGAGTTGGGAATCAAGCTGCTTCTAAAAAG GCAGCTGATCCATGTCCAACACTCTTCATTGCTAATCTGGGCCAAAGTTGTACTGAGCAAGAGCTGATTCAAGTATTTTCAAG GTTTCGGGGTTTTCTAAAGTTGAAGATGCAGAGTACGTATGGAGCTCCTGTTGCATTTGTTGACTTTCAG GACACTGCCAGCTCAACCGAGGCATTGAGTCATCTTCAAGGGACCATTCTACACTCTTCGTCTGGAGTGGGGATGCAACTGGA ATATGCAAAATCACGGATGGGATTGCGTAGTAAGAAATCAAGGTAA
- the LOC101267756 gene encoding eukaryotic translation initiation factor 3 subunit G isoform X3, which yields MDGYQYPYYQTPPPPVPPPPPGTTLHALPPVVVQPLPIPQYHHPHHPSAPPLYPQDSHDDVRTLFIAGLPEDVKPREIYNLFREFAGYESSHLRSQTSSNSQGMVFDFEKDSKLYIELAKSNSRSKRLRPDDGRSVSEKRIKGSAAISRDSGSAGFGSIHMPGMGNSAYNTIGYPPTQSLGKFDGRVGNQAASKKAADPCPTLFIANLGQSCTEQELIQVFSRFRGFLKLKMQSTYGAPVAFVDFQDTASSTEALSHLQGTILHSSSGVGMQLEYAKSRMGLRSKKSR from the exons ATGGACGGCTATCAATACCCTTATTATCAAACTCCACCACCACCAGTCCCTCCGCCACCACCTGGCACCACACTTCACGCGCTGCCGCCGGTGGTGGTCCAACCACTTCCTATTCCGCAATACCATCACCCCCACCATCCATCCGCCCCTCCTCTTTATCCTCAGGATTCGCACGACGATGTTCGAACTCTCTTCATTGCTGGGCTCCCTGAAGATGTCAAGCCTCGTGAAATTTACAACCTCTTTCGAGAATTCGCAGGCTATGAATCTTCTCATCTCCGTAGCCAAACTTCTAGTAATTCTCAG GGAATGGTTTTTGACTTTGAGAAAGATTCGAAATTGTACATTGAGCTTGctaaatcaaattcaaggtctAAGAGGTTACGGCCAG ATGATGGAAGGTCAGTATCAGAGAAGAGGATTAAGGGTTCTGCTGCTATTTCTAGAGACAGTGGTTCTG CAGGTTTTGGCAGCATTCACATGCCTGGAATGGGTAATTCTGCTTACAACACAATTGGTTATCCACCTACACAAAG TCTGGGAAAGTTTGATGGTAGAGTTGGGAATCAAGCTGCTTCTAAAAAG GCAGCTGATCCATGTCCAACACTCTTCATTGCTAATCTGGGCCAAAGTTGTACTGAGCAAGAGCTGATTCAAGTATTTTCAAG GTTTCGGGGTTTTCTAAAGTTGAAGATGCAGAGTACGTATGGAGCTCCTGTTGCATTTGTTGACTTTCAG GACACTGCCAGCTCAACCGAGGCATTGAGTCATCTTCAAGGGACCATTCTACACTCTTCGTCTGGAGTGGGGATGCAACTGGA ATATGCAAAATCACGGATGGGATTGCGTAGTAAGAAATCAAGGTAA
- the LOC101267756 gene encoding eukaryotic translation initiation factor 3 subunit G isoform X4, with the protein MDGYQYPYYQTPPPPVPPPPPGTTLHALPPVVVQPLPIPQYHHPHHPSAPPLYPQDSHDDVRTLFIAGLPEDVKPREIYNLFREFAGYESSHLRSQTSSNSQGMVFDFEKDSKLYIELAKSNSRSKRLRPDDGRSVSEKRIKGSAAISRDSGSGFGSIHMPGMGNSAYNTIGYPPTQSLGKFDGRVGNQAASKKAADPCPTLFIANLGQSCTEQELIQVFSRFRGFLKLKMQSTYGAPVAFVDFQDTASSTEALSHLQGTILHSSSGVGMQLEYAKSRMGLRSKKSR; encoded by the exons ATGGACGGCTATCAATACCCTTATTATCAAACTCCACCACCACCAGTCCCTCCGCCACCACCTGGCACCACACTTCACGCGCTGCCGCCGGTGGTGGTCCAACCACTTCCTATTCCGCAATACCATCACCCCCACCATCCATCCGCCCCTCCTCTTTATCCTCAGGATTCGCACGACGATGTTCGAACTCTCTTCATTGCTGGGCTCCCTGAAGATGTCAAGCCTCGTGAAATTTACAACCTCTTTCGAGAATTCGCAGGCTATGAATCTTCTCATCTCCGTAGCCAAACTTCTAGTAATTCTCAG GGAATGGTTTTTGACTTTGAGAAAGATTCGAAATTGTACATTGAGCTTGctaaatcaaattcaaggtctAAGAGGTTACGGCCAG ATGATGGAAGGTCAGTATCAGAGAAGAGGATTAAGGGTTCTGCTGCTATTTCTAGAGACAGTGGTTCTG GTTTTGGCAGCATTCACATGCCTGGAATGGGTAATTCTGCTTACAACACAATTGGTTATCCACCTACACAAAG TCTGGGAAAGTTTGATGGTAGAGTTGGGAATCAAGCTGCTTCTAAAAAG GCAGCTGATCCATGTCCAACACTCTTCATTGCTAATCTGGGCCAAAGTTGTACTGAGCAAGAGCTGATTCAAGTATTTTCAAG GTTTCGGGGTTTTCTAAAGTTGAAGATGCAGAGTACGTATGGAGCTCCTGTTGCATTTGTTGACTTTCAG GACACTGCCAGCTCAACCGAGGCATTGAGTCATCTTCAAGGGACCATTCTACACTCTTCGTCTGGAGTGGGGATGCAACTGGA ATATGCAAAATCACGGATGGGATTGCGTAGTAAGAAATCAAGGTAA